The Streptomyces cyanogenus DNA segment GCGAGGAGTCGGCGGCACTGGTCGGTGCTCATCGCGCCGCCCGGGAAGGAGAAGCCGAGGAAGCCGACGTCGCCGCGCTGCCGGTAGCGGATGTCGCTCCAGGTGCGCCGGCCGGGCGGGGTGTCCGGCGGGACGGGGATCTCCGGGAGTGCGAGGCCCGGCTGGTACGCGGCGAGGACCGCGGCGGCCGGCCGGCGGAAGGGCGCCGGGTCGCCGGAGTTCCTGCGGGGGCGCAGTTCCGGGATCCAGACGGCGCCGTCGCGAGTGGCCCGGCAGACGGCCCCCGCGCGCTGGGCCAGCAGGGCGCCGGGGCGGCCGCGCAGCCGGTCCTCGGGGTGGCCGCCGTGCAGGAACACCTCGTGACCGAGGAGTTCGTCGAGGACGCCCGGCTGGGAGTCCGCGCCGCGCAGCTTGCGCAGGACCGTCTCGGTGTCGTCCCGCTCCCAGTCGATCCGGCGCCGCTCCTGGCGGTAGAGGTCGCGCCAGACGACGGTGACCGACGCGTCGGTCTGCGGCAGCGGCTTGTGGTCGCCGGCGGCGTAGCGCCGTACGGCCGTCAGGACGGCGGTGACAGCGGCGTCGGAGACCTCGTTGCGGTAGAGGTCGCTCTTGCCGACGGGCGGTACCGGGAACGGCTCGGCCGCCCAGACCGGGCCCGCGTCCATCCCGGCCTCGGCCTGCAGGACGGTGACGCCCCACTGTGCCGCCCGGCTCTCGATGGCCCAGTCCAGCGAGGACGGGCCGCGGTCGCCGGGCGGGCCGGGGTGCACGATCAGGCAGGTGTGCTCCCGCCAGACGTCCTCGGGCAGGGCCGTCCGGAGCATCGGCGCGACGATCAGGTCCGGGCGCAGTTCGCGCACGGCGGCCCGGACCGGGTCGGGGCCCTGCGCGGCGAGTACGACGTCCACTTGGTGCCCGTGGTCCGAGAGTTCGGCGTACAGGCGTTGGGAGAGGCTGTTGAACGCGCTGGCGACGAGCAGAATGTCCATGACACGGCATGGTCGTCGCTCGGCCGGGTGCCGGGAAGAACCGCTGCGGCGTTTCGCCGCCCCGGGTCAGGTCTCTTCCTCCATCCGGATCGCATTGCGCAGATCCTCGTACGCCTGGCTCCGGTCGTCCCGGTGCGCCTCCAGCAGGGCCGCGGCGATCGCGTCGAGCTTGCGCTGGATCGCGTGCTCGGCGCGCACCTCGGCGTTCTTCAGCAGCGCCAGGAGCAGCAGGGTGACCGCCGTCATGG contains these protein-coding regions:
- a CDS encoding hydrogenase maturation protein, whose product is MDILLVASAFNSLSQRLYAELSDHGHQVDVVLAAQGPDPVRAAVRELRPDLIVAPMLRTALPEDVWREHTCLIVHPGPPGDRGPSSLDWAIESRAAQWGVTVLQAEAGMDAGPVWAAEPFPVPPVGKSDLYRNEVSDAAVTAVLTAVRRYAAGDHKPLPQTDASVTVVWRDLYRQERRRIDWERDDTETVLRKLRGADSQPGVLDELLGHEVFLHGGHPEDRLRGRPGALLAQRAGAVCRATRDGAVWIPELRPRRNSGDPAPFRRPAAAVLAAYQPGLALPEIPVPPDTPPGRRTWSDIRYRQRGDVGFLGFSFPGGAMSTDQCRRLLAAYTEALTRPTRVLVLGGNRDFFSNGIHLNVVEAAPDPAQESWTNLNAIDDLVEAVLRTTDRLVVAALAGNAAAGGVMLALAADEVWCRTGVVLNPHYRRMGLYGSEFWTYTLPRRVGPEQAERLTTEALPVSAARAERLGLVDRLVPAAPGDFPAQVERLAAGLAAAPDLEQRLAVKAAARAADERQRPLARYREDELARMHAIFFDPEAPYHALRTAFVRKTPGGSPRPLATPGPLGTPGSLAAPEPLATPASPGTPGSLGTPDSLGTSGPLAAPGSLPAPGSLGTAAGELR